Genomic segment of Murdochiella vaginalis:
TCCTTCGCGCAAAATCGCTTTGCCGATGCTGCTCCCCCACTCATGGGTAAGTCCTTCCGTGCCGATCGCCAAATTATAGCGGATCTCCTGGTCCAAAAGAGGAAGCACCGGCGTATAATCCGCTTCTTTCGCAAAGGTATAAATATCGGCAAAGGAAAACGGAGGGTAGCTCGCGGCATGATCCTGTTCTGCTTTCTCATAAAGCACTGCGCCGTCACGTTCTTTTCGCACAATATTGGTATGTTCGCCGGAAAGAACGACGCGCGCCGAATGCTCTGCAGCATCCCAAAGCGTTAAAGAGAGATATAAGCCTTCTCGTTCCACATCATGTTCCACACGACAGGCCCCTTGATCCACCAAATTCTCGGCACGTTTACGTTGTTCCGGAGTGATGTGCTCCAGTACCTGTAGCTTTCGTTCCGGCTCAAGACACATGGCTCCTAACGCGGCGCTGATGGCGATTCCCCGTCGTCCGTTCGCATTCGGCACCAATACGGATTTGGCATTTTTAATCAGATTGCCGGAACAGCGTACCAGAATACGAGCCGGTTCCGCATCCAATATCGCCCGGGCCTCGCAAGCCGCATATGCCAAGGCAATCGGTTCCGTACAGCCGAACGCGGGAAGCATTTCCCGGGACAAAAACGCAAAATAGGGATGCACTTTGTTCTCCTTCATGATCTTCAACAGTTCCGTCCGTGGTTTCCTCTTTTTCCTTCCTTCAGCATACCATGGATAAAAGTATTTAGCAGGAAATATGACTTTTTTCCAATTAGGGGTATAGTACCAACGTATGGATGGACGGCATTGCCGTTATGAAGGATTGAAAATAAAGGAGTGAAGAATGAAAAATAAGTATGCCGGAACGCAAACGGAAAAGAACCTGCAAACTGCCTTTGCAGGGGAATCGCAGGCAAGAAACAAATATACGTTTTTTGCTTCCAAAGCAAAAAAGCAAGGCTTTGAACAGATTGCTGCGCTGTTTTTGAAAACCGCAGAAAACGAACAGGAGCATGCAAAGCTCTGGTTCAAGGCACTTGGCGGAATCAACGATACTACCGACAATCTGAAGGATGCTGCTGCCGGCGAAAACTACGAGTGGACGGATATGTATGACGGTTTTGCCAAGACAGCCGATGAGGAAGGCTTCCCCGAATTGGCGGAACAATTCCGTGGCGTTGCCGCCATCGAAAAGCATCATGAGGAACGTTATCGCGCTCTTCTCCACAACATCGAAGCACAACAGGTTTTCGCGCGTAGCGAGGTGAAAATTTGGGAATGCCGCAACTGTGGTCACATCGTCGTCGGCGAAAAGGCCCCGGATGTATGCCCGGTATGCCATCATCCGCAAGCATTCTTCGAGATTGCGGCACAGAATTATTAATCTGAATAGAAAAGTAGAAGAGAAGAGCATCCGGCCTTGGCCGGATGCTCTTTTTCTTAATTGGAATGGTAATAAAGATTTCCCCTCTACAGGTTCCAAGTCAGTTGTAGACCGTTTTGCGATTTTTGTCATTTCCACTCTACAGATCCTGAGCCGACAGTAGAGTTGTTTTCCCGTTTTTACTATTTCACTCTACAGATCCCGAGCCAGCGGTAGAGTTGTTTTCCCGTTTTTGTCATTTCCACTCTACACTTTCCGAGTCAACGGTAGAGTTGTTTTCCCGTTTTTGTTATTTCACTCTACACTTTCCGAGTCGGCGGTAGAGGTTTTTTCCGTTTTTCTCATTTACACTCTACAAAAACTGAGCCCACTGTAGAGTGGATTTCCCGTTTTCTCATTTACACTCTACACTTTCCGAATCAGCGGTAGAGTTGTTTTCCCGTTTTTGCCATTATGCCTCGCTCACCGCGCGCCCTGCGCGCTTCGCGCTTGGTCTTGCGGGAGCTCTGGCAATCCCACGGCGCTTTCGCCTCTGGATGCCTCGCTCACCGCTCGCCCTGCGCGCTTCGCGCTTGGTCTTGCGGGAGCTCTGGCAATCTCACCAGGTTCTCATCCTGCCCCCTACCTCTACAAACAAAAGAAAAGAGCGGCCCATCGGGTCACTCTTCCCTTTTCTGTATTGCGGGGGCAGGATTCGAACCTGCGACCTCCGGGTTATGAGCCCGACGAGATGCCACTTCTCTACCCCGCGGTATAAAGAAAGGACACTTCCGTGCCCTTTCCTTTTATTTGGCGACTACCTACTCTCCCAGGCCGTTTCCAACCAAGTACCATCGGCGATGTGAGGCTTAACTTCTGTGTTCGGGATGGGAACAGGTGTATCCCTCACGCTATCGTCACCATATTAAACATTCAATTCTTAACAATTCCGCATCTCCGTCAAAGACGCTTTCGTCTCCGACGCAGTCGATTTCTTCCGCGCGCCTTCGCGCTACGCGCTCGCCTTGCGGGAAACCGTTGCGTATGAAATGGCTACCAACCGCTTCGCTTGTTGGGCCATTTCACAATCTTAATAGGTATTTCTGGTCAAATATTCGAGAGATTAGTATCAGTTAGCTCCACGTATTACTACGCTTCCACCTCTGACCTATCAACCGGGTTTTCTTCCCGGTCTCTACGAAATCTCATCTTGAGGGGGGCTTCGCGCTTAGATGCCTTCAGCGCTTATCCCGTCCGAACGTAGCTACCCGGCTATGCCCTTGGCAGAACAACCGGTACACCATCGGTTCGTCCATCCCGGTCCTCTCGTACTAGGGACAGCTCCTCTCAAATTTCTTACGCCCACGCTGGATAGGGACCGAACTGTCTCACGACGTTCTGAACCCAGCTCGCGTACCTCTTTAATGGGCGAACAGCCCAACCCTTGGAACCTGCTCCAGCTCCAGGATGAGACGAGCCGACATCGAGGTGCCAAACACCCCCGTCGATGTGAACTCTTGGGGGGTATAAGCCTGTTATCCCCAGGGTAGCTTTTATCCGTTAAGCGATGGCCCTTCCACGCGGTACCACCGGATCACTAAGTCCTACTTTCGTATCTGCTCGACTTGTGGGTCTCGCAGTGAAGCTCGCTTTTGCCTTTATACTCGTTGAATGGTTTCTGTCCATCCTGAGCGAACCTTTGAACGCCTCCGTTACTCTTTGGGAGGCGACCGCCCCAGTCAAACTGTCCGACTGACAGTGTCCCCGAACCGGTTCACGGTCCTAGGTTAGAACCCTAGTCTGTAAAGGGTGGTATCCAAAGGGCGACTCCGCATCATCTGGCGACAATGTTTCCTAGTCTCCCACCTATCCTGTACATTACAAACCAAAGTCCAATGTCAACCTGCAGTAAAGCTCCATGGGGTCTTTCCGTCCTAGCGTGGGTAAGTCGCATCTTCACGACTACTACAATTTCACCGGATCCTTTGTTGAGACAGTGCCCAAATCGTTACACCTTTCGTGCGGGTCGGAACTTACCCGACAAGGAATTTCGCTACCTTAGGACCGTTATAGTTACGGCCGCCGTTTACTGGGGCTTAAGTTCACTGCTTCGAATTGCTTCTAACAGCTCCCCTTGACCTTCCAGCACCGGGCAGGTGTCAGCACCTATACTTCGCCTTGCGGCTTCGCAGATACTTGTGTTTTTGGTAAACAGTCGCTTGGGCCGATTCTCTGCGGCCATCCGAAGATGGCACCCCTTCTCCCGAAGTTACGGGGTCATTTTGCCGAGTTCCTTAACAAAGGTTCTTCCGCGCGTCTTAGAATATTCTTCCTGCCTACCTGTGTCGGTTTTGGTACGGGAGCAAAAAATCTCGATAGCGTCTTTTCTTGGCAGTGTAGCATCAGCAACTTCTCTACTCACATTTCGATCCCCATCCGCCCTCAGCACCATCCGACGGATTTGCCTATCGGACTAGCCCACTGCGTTGGACGCGCTTACCTTCTACGCGCTTTGCTTAGCTTCCTGCGTCAACACTTCTCTCAAACGATTCTTTACTGTACCGGAATTTCCACCGGTTATCCATCGCCTACGCCCTTCGGCCTCAGCTTAGGTCCCGACTTACCCTGAGAGGACGAGCCTTGCTCAGGAACCCTTCGGCTTTCGACGGGTGAGATTCTCACTCACCTTCTCGCTACTCATGCCAGCATTCTCTCTCGACTGCGCTCCACATGGGGTTACCCCTGATGCTTCGATGCCCAGTCGATGCTCCTCTACCGATGGTCGAGACAAAAAGTATTCTATGAATACGCCTTCCTTTATTAGCCCAATGAAATTGATGAATGATATCTTGGAATAACCTTATACCATTTGGCTCTTTGTTCTGTCGTATCTCATGTTTGTTGAAATTTGACTCTTTGTGTGCGATATTTCTCATCAATTTTGGAAAGCTTTCATAAAATACTTTTTGTCTCGATCCATCCCATAGCTTCGGTATGACGTTTAGCCCCGTGTATCTTCGGCGCAACTTCACTCGACCAGTGAGCTATTACGCACTCTTTAAATGTATGGCTGCTTCTAAGCCAACATCCTGGTTGTCCAAGTAAAATAACATCCTTTTCCACTGAACGTCATTTGGGGACCTTAGCTGATGATCTGGGCTGTTTCCCTTTTGACGATGAAGCTTATCCCTCACCGTCTCACTCCCATGGCTAATGCACGGAATTCGAAGTTTGATAGGTGTTGGTAACACAAAGTGCCCCGCGACCAGTCAGTGCTCTACCTCCCTGCATCTTCTCATGAGGCTTGCCCTAAAGCAATTTCGAGGAGAACCAGCTATCTCCGAGTTCGATTGGCTTTTCACCCCTAACCACAAGTCATCCGAAGCGTTTTAAACCGCTCCCGGTTCGGTCCTCCATTGAATTTTACTTCAACTTCAACCTGCTCATGGCTAGATCACCCGGTTTCGGGTCTATGTCCACAAACTTTCGCGCTCTTCACACTCGGTTTCCCTCCGGCTCCGCCCCTGAAAGGCTTAACCTCGCTTGTAAACATAACTCGCTGGCCCGTTCTACAAAAAGTACGATATCACCCTGTAAAAGGGCTCTATCTGCTTGTAAGCACAAGGTTTCAGATTCTTTTCACTCCCCTCTCGGGGTTCTTTTCACCTTTCCCTCACGGTACTTGTTCACTATCGGTCACATGATCGTATTTAGGCTTAGGAGGTGGTCCTCCCATATTCCCACCAAATTTCTCGTGTTCGGTGGTACTCGTTCGTGATGATCTCTTCCTCTTTCGTGTACCGGACTGTCACCGTCTTTGGTCATCCTTTCCAGAATGTTCCACTAGATTTCAAGATCGTGATTCACGGTTGGCCTCTTCCCCGTTCGCTCGCCGCTACTGAGGGAATCGCTGTTGCTTTCTTTTCCTCCGGGTACTGAGATGTTTCAGTTCTCCGGGTCTCCCCTCCTAACGTTATGTATTGGCGTTAGGATGACAGGATCTTCTCCTGCCGGATTGCTCCATTCGGAAACCGACGGGTCATAGCTTGGTGCAGCTTACCGTCGTTATCGCCTGCTCGCGTCCTTCTTCGGCGTCATGTGCCAAGGCATCCGCCTCGTGCTCTTCTCTATTTGACCAGAAATATCTATTAAGATTGAATTGTCAAGGAACAGTCTTCCTTTCGGAAATGCCGTACGACGTAGCCGTCTCCGGCATGGAGATAAAGGGAATCGAACCCTTGACCCCCTGCTTGCAAGGCAGGTGCTCTCCCAGCTGAGCTATATCCCCACAAAATCGCCCATAAGGGCGATTGAGTGAACCTACTCAATCAATAAACCTCAAGTTTGGCTCAATGAGCCTTGTTTGCAAAAAGAATTCCGAATGGGTTTCGCGGGTTCGTCCTTCGTACTTCTTCCGTTTGGTAACGGCCTTTTCCGAATTTCTTCCTCCGTGTATCTCCATCCTTCCTCTCTTCTCGCTTCCTTAGAAAGGAGGTGATCCAGCCGCAGGTTCTCCTACGGCTACCTTGTTACGACTTCACCCCAGTCATTGATCCTACCTTCGACGCCTGCGCCAATTGTTCGCTCAGCGGCTTCGGGTATTACCAACTTCCATGGTGTGACGGGCGGTGTGTACAAGACCCGGGAACGCATTCACCGCGACATGCTGATTCGCGATTACTAGTAACTCCGACTTCGTGTAGGCGAGTTGCAGCCTACAGTCCGAACTGAGACCGACTTTTCGTGGTTCGCTTGCTCTCACGAGGTTGCTTCACGCTGTTTTCGGCCATTGTAGCACGTGTGTAGCCCAGGACATAAAGGGCATGATGATTTGACGTCATCCCCACCTTCCTCCGGTTTATCACCGGCAGTCTCGCTAGAGTCCCCAACTTAATGCTGGCAACTAACGACAAGGGTTGCGCTCGTTGCGGGACTTAACCCAACATCTCACGACACGAGCTGACGACAACCATGCACCACCTGTAGCAGTGTCCCCGAAGGGAACGGTTAATCTCTTAACCCGTCACTGTTATGTCAAGCCCTGGTAAGGTTCTTCGCGTTGCTTCGAATTAAACCACATGCTCCGCTACTTGTGCGGGTCCCCGTCAATTCCTTTGAGTTTCACACTTGCGTGCGTACTCCCCAGGCGGAGTGCTTACTGTGTTAACGGCGGCACCGAGATTTGACTCCCGACACCTAGCACTCATCGTTTAGGGCGTGGACTACCAGGGTATCTAATCCTGTTTGCTCCCCACGCTTTCGTACCTCAGCGTCAGTATGTATCCAGACAGTCGCCTTCGCCACCGGTATTCTTCCTAATCTCTACGCATTTCACCGCTACACTAGGAATTCCACTGTCCCCTCTACTACTCAAGCTCGCCAGTTTTCAACGCTTGCTGGGGTTGAGCCCCAGAATTTAACGCCAAACTTAACAAGCCGCCTACGTACCCTTTACGCCCAATAATTCCGAACAACGCTCGCCCCCTACGTATTACCGCGGCTGCTGGCACGTAGTTAGCCGGGGCTTCCTCCTGGATTACCGTCATTATCTTCACCCAGGACAGAACTTTACGATCCGAAAACCTTCTTCGTTCACGCGGCGTCGCTGCATCAGAGTTTCCTCCATTGTGCAAAATTCCCCACTGCTGCCTCCCGTAGGAGTTTGGGCCGTGTCTCAGTCCCAATGTGGCCGTACACCCTCTCAGGCCGGCTACTGATCGTCGCCTTGGTAGGCCGTTACCCCACCAACGAGCTAATCAGACGCAAGACCATCTTTCACCGAAATTCTTTGACCTTCTCACCATGCGATGAAAAAGTATCATCCGGTATTAATAGCCGTTTCCAGCTGCTATCCCGGTGTGAAAGGCAGGTTTCTTACGCGTTACTCACCCATCCGCCACTTTCCTGCGCTATCTTCCCCCGAAGGTTCTGTCAGCACATTCTCGTTCGACTTGCATGTGTTACGCACGCCGCCAGCGTTTATCCTGAGCCAGGATCAAACTCTCAAAAAAAGTTTTGAGAGCCAATATCTTGACTCTAAATTTGTTGTTTGAATTATTTTTAACTCAAAGTTTATTGATTGATTCAGTTGTTTAGGTTCGCGTCACGCGAGGTGACCTATACATACTAGCAACATCGTTTTGGTTTGTCAAGAAAAAAATGAGATTTTTATTTCTTTTTCTTTTCTCGGCTCCCTCACGAGTGAAGCCGTCGATAAGAATACTAAAGGGCGAAAGCCTTGTCAAGCCCTCGCCCCATTTTTTTCTTTGATTGTTTTTCACCTAAAGTTCATGCTTTTAGCCATTTTGGCTCCTTGCACTTAAAACCACAGCGTATCGCGGTTGATAGGAGTTTGAAAGAGCTTTCGCGCTTCCTTTGGATCTGCCGTTTGACCCAATACCCACATGAGTTTCGTCACGACGGAAGGCAGCGACATATCATAGGCCTCCCAAAGATCAAGATCTTCTTTGACGTCACGACCAACTGCATAGACGGACATATCGCTTCCTTCATATGGTACCTGCGTAGTCATCACGATCGTTTTACCTTCCCGTAGCAGGCTCTCCACGGCATCGCGATAATCGCCTGCCCGATACGTTGGCAAACCGCCCACACCGAACGCTTCAATGATCACAGCATGGAACGAACGACCAAAAATAGTGAGCATCTTCGGATCAAGAGAGGGCGTCAACTTAAACAGGCCAACAGCAGGATCGAGCACGGAAGAAAAATGAGCCGGCGCGCTTTGACTCACTTTGTCATCAATATAGAAGGCGATGCGCTTCTCCTGGATCGCTGCCAGCAATGGATAATTCACGCTATCAAAGGCATTGTAGCTTTTCGTGCGCACTTTTTGTACACGCGTTCCGCAGATAACCTTTCCCTCAAAAACGACATTGACATCATGCGCGCGCGAATCGGCCGCAAAGCGCACAGCGTCACGCAAATTGACACGTGCATCGGTATTATCGAGATTAATCGGTTTTTGTGATCCGGTGAGCACGATGGGCTTTGGGGAATGCTGAATCAAATAGGAAAGAGCTGCGGAAGAATAGGCAAGCGTATCGGTGCCATGGCAGAGAACGAAACCGTCATACGCGTCATAATGCTCTTCAATGGCTTTTGCCATGGCCAGCCAATGGCAAACTTCAATGTTGGTTGAGTCGAGGTTGAGCAGCTGTACAGCATCTACTTCAATAGAAGGAGATAGTTCCGGCAAATACGCTAACAGCTCTTCAGCCGTAATCGCCGGCGTAAGTCCATCTTTTGTGGCCACCGATGCAATGGTTCCGCCGGTACCCAAAAGCAAAATCTTTTTGTTCATGCTCTCACCCTCCCAAACGCAATTTTGACGATGGATTATCCATTCGACTACCGTTGTCTTGCCGACGGAAAGCGAACACCGAAATCCGCAGGCATCATAAGGTAATAATACGATCGAAGCGAGGATCTTCTTCTGCGTGTTCGTCATGTTTCACGTAGACGAAGGTAATATCCGGGTCTTGCAAAAGAATCTCCTCGATCTCGCGCGCACTGTCTGTATCCAAGTTGGAAGTTGTTTCATCGACAAGTATAACGTCTTTTTTGCGGATCAGTGCGCGAGCGAGGGCAATACGCTGCCGCTCGCCGCCGGAAATATTCTCGCCATGCTCCAGCAGGTTCATATCCAGGCCATCTTGATTGACGAAGCGGTCGATCCCGACAAGATGGGCAACGCGAGCGATCTCTTCGTTCGAAAAAGTGTCGCCGAGCGTAATATTAAACCGCACCGTATTTTCAAAAATATAATTATTTTGCGTGATATACGCCATGTTCCGCACTCCGTGATAGGGAGAAATCACGGTTCCATCAATTTGAATGGTCCCGTCATCAGGAGAATCAATGCCGAAAAGAATATTCAGTAAAGTGGTCTTACCGCTTCCGCTCGGTCCGGCAATGCGGACATTTTCTCCACGCCGAATGGACACATTCACAGCTTGAAAAAGTGTTTTCTCTCCATACCTTTTTGTCAATCCGGAGGCGGTCAGTTCGTGTTCAAGAATCGGCTTTTCCTTATCATCCTCCGCC
This window contains:
- the rbr gene encoding rubrerythrin yields the protein MKNKYAGTQTEKNLQTAFAGESQARNKYTFFASKAKKQGFEQIAALFLKTAENEQEHAKLWFKALGGINDTTDNLKDAAAGENYEWTDMYDGFAKTADEEGFPELAEQFRGVAAIEKHHEERYRALLHNIEAQQVFARSEVKIWECRNCGHIVVGEKAPDVCPVCHHPQAFFEIAAQNY
- a CDS encoding asparaginase, whose translation is MNKKILLLGTGGTIASVATKDGLTPAITAEELLAYLPELSPSIEVDAVQLLNLDSTNIEVCHWLAMAKAIEEHYDAYDGFVLCHGTDTLAYSSAALSYLIQHSPKPIVLTGSQKPINLDNTDARVNLRDAVRFAADSRAHDVNVVFEGKVICGTRVQKVRTKSYNAFDSVNYPLLAAIQEKRIAFYIDDKVSQSAPAHFSSVLDPAVGLFKLTPSLDPKMLTIFGRSFHAVIIEAFGVGGLPTYRAGDYRDAVESLLREGKTIVMTTQVPYEGSDMSVYAVGRDVKEDLDLWEAYDMSLPSVVTKLMWVLGQTADPKEARKLFQTPINRDTLWF
- a CDS encoding serine dehydratase subunit alpha family protein, with product MHPYFAFLSREMLPAFGCTEPIALAYAACEARAILDAEPARILVRCSGNLIKNAKSVLVPNANGRRGIAISAALGAMCLEPERKLQVLEHITPEQRKRAENLVDQGACRVEHDVEREGLYLSLTLWDAAEHSARVVLSGEHTNIVRKERDGAVLYEKAEQDHAASYPPFSFADIYTFAKEADYTPVLPLLDQEIRYNLAIGTEGLTHEWGSSIGKAILREGTTVADEIAYAAAGSDARMSGCKLPVVINSGSGNQGMTVSLPIIRHAEHIHADEDRRYRALLFANLLAAYQKSYIGRLSSYCGAVSAAAASVAGVAFLDGATPAVIAETVVNALAAAAGVLCDGAKPSCAAKIALALRASYTAYEQAKEGRSFKTGDGMVAVDVDATIRSIGRVAREGMAETDRVILQEMLATTNKG